TGTGAAGCGAATAGCTTGGAAAGATTATGTGCCTTTAAAACGAGTACCGGCTCCGCCAAAACCTAAACATGGTATTTTAGCGTTGGACAACGTGACAACTGCTATTATTGTGGTCGGAGTTCTGGGATTTTCTGCATACGTATTATCAATGAAAAAAAATCCACCTAGTGAATAAAAGGAGCAAAATATGAAAACCATTCTCCGATGTACCATGCTTTCTATACTAGCAGCATTGCTGCTTTCCGGATGTTCGCTGACACGTGAACCCGTGCGATATCGTGATGAGTACTTCCGACCTGTAACATCAATACCACAGCGAGGCAATATGGTGCTTCCGTCAAATGATGTTGAGCAGTTAAGAAGTCAATTACAATTAGCAAATCGCACAGTGCGCACGTTACTGGATTCACTGAAATCCATGCAGCAATATACCGGATTATTGTTAGTGTCCACGCGTTCCCTGGTTGATAAAGTAAACGAGCTTGAATCGAAGGAATCCATGGCTGTGTATAAACAAAGAGAACTTGAACGAAGCGTCGTTACTCTCCAGACTGAAAATAAAGATTTCGCAAAACAGTTGAATGAATTGCGCCAGAAGCTCTTTGCCGGCAATGTGAAGGCAGAACCGCAGATATTTTCGCCAGCAGGTATAAATTCATCGTTTCGTGATGAGTATTCTGAAGGAGTGTCACTTTTCCTGAAGAAGAAGTACGAAGATGCTATGGCGACATTTGGCAGTCTGATCGATAAAGGGATTGAAGAATCTCTTGCGGATAACTGTGAATACTGGATAGGCGAATGCCAGTATGCCAAACATGATTTCCTTACTGCCATTACACATTTCCAAAAAGTTATTACTATCGATTCATCGAATAAAAAGTCCGATGCATATTTTATGCTTGGCAAATCTTATGAGCAAGTCGGTGATTTAGCCAAAGCTCGCTGGGCGTACGAAGAACTGAGCCTGCTCTATCCGAACAATAGTCATGCACGATTTGTGAAATCACGATTGAATGCTATCCAGCATGCACTTCCATTGCCCGTTAAAAGGAATTCCAAAAAGACATCCGCATAATATTGAGGATGCCTGTCCCGCTTGTTCGGGGCAGGCATCCTATTTGATTTTCATTTTTTCAACCATAAATAAAAACCGTACCTATAGTTCTTTAGCAACTTCTATTATAGCAGATTGCAGGATGCTCAGTCAATCGATCTCATGAAATAAAAAGTACCTTCATCTGCCACATAGGTATATAGTATAACATTTTGGTTTCTGCGCAAATCCAGATTTGTATCCTAAAATTAATTCGGATTAACATTTACATTAAAAATCGCGCCTTTTTGAAAAATCATTTTTCTATTGATAGGAATGAAAATCTTTAATAGATTGCCCTTGTAGGATGTCATACAAGCGATAGAAGAGTATTATGTTCGAACCCGTTGGAAAAAGAAAGCTTTTGAGCAAGATGGTGGAATCACAGATTGAAGAAGCCATCCGCTCAAAGACGGTATTACCTGGAGAGAAACTTGCCTCTGAACAAGAACTCTGTGAACAATTCAAAGTAAGCCGTACAGCAATACGAGAAGCTCTTCGCATGCTTGCTGCTCGTGGATTAGTTGTTATCATGAAAGGGAAAGGGATTTATGTCCAAAATATATCTGCTGAGACAGTTACGGATCCCATCTACCTTTATCTTCAAATGCAAAGTGAGAGCAATTATATTCTTGACGTAATTCATGCGCGACAAATTATTGAACCGCCTGTTGCAGCATTGGCAGCGCTCTATCACACTGAAGAAGATGCAGAAAGATTGAAGAAAGACCTCAATGATTTGAAGACAGCAGATGGAGATTATAAAGAGCTCTCTCGACTTGATATGCTGTTCCATTTAGATATTGCAAAAGCTTCTGAAAATCTCTTGATTCCATTACTGTTAGAACCGATACACAGACTTGCCCCCCTGATTAAATCTTCGGTGTATGCTACAATCATAGATGCAAAAAAGATTGCTGTGGAATGGCATGAAAAAATTCTTACCGCTATCCTCAATCGAGATGCAGAAAATGCACGTCTCGCGATGGTACGGCATCTTGAAATTGCCGAGCAACATGATAAACAGATTCTCACCAAACAAGGAAAAGAAAATTCAATTCGAAAGGCTGATTAGACATGGACCGCTCGTATAAGATCGTTTTGTCATTTTAAAATTCTTCAGATTTGTTTTAACCTATTTATGTGATCCACGTGAATCAGTATTTATCCAGCTTGCCTGCTGATTACCATCATTCAATATGTTCCTTCCTTCAGAAAGTCAAATAACAACTTCAATGCCACAAAGAAGATGATTCTGATGACGTAAAGATGTTGTAAGTACACATCCCGACATACTTTAATCGGGAAATGAAAATTTAAGTACAGGCATTCAGTCCGCAGAGGGCTGGATGCCTTTTTTATGAATATCTGTATTGTAGAACAGTATTATTGCTTTTTATGGGCAGAACAAAACCACTGTTCCAGTTTGGCAAGAAAGCAAAATATTAAATTCAAATTAATACAAATTGATATTTCTAAACAAGTATGAGATTTGATCGGACGACTGTATGTACTCCTTTCATAATGGAGGGTATATACCCCTTGAAGTCCAATCAGATTATGTCTATTTTATATCAATAAAACAAAACTTATTCCTTTTTGGAATTCATCACATGAAATCTTTCAAAGAACGGCTTCAAAACGAAATTATTGTCTTTGACGGCGGCACGGGAACCTATCTCTACGATAAAGGTGTATTCATCAATCGATGCTTTGAAGAGCTGAATATGACCAATCCAGAATTGGTGACAGAAGTGCATCGAGATTATATCAATGCTGGTGCCGATGTCATTGAAACGAATACGTTCGGTGCCAACAGATACCGGCTTGTGGTACAAGGGCTTGAATCAAAGGTGTACGAGCTCAATTTCAAAGGCGCGCAGTTAGCAAAATCGGTTGCGAAAGATCATGCACTTGTCGCCGGGGCAATTGGTCCGCTTGGTATTCAAATTGAACCGTTTGGAAAACTTTCCTACGATGAAGCGAAAGATGCTTTTGCGGAGCAGGTGAAGGGATTACTCGACGGCGGAGTTGATATTATTGTATTCGAAACATTTAGTATGGTTGAAGAAATTGTGCAGGGTGTGCGCGCTGTACGCGAGTTGAATAGAGATATTCCCATTATCGCGCAGGTAACAATCAACAGTGAAGGCGGCTTGCTCTCGGGCGAGACACTGGAAAGATTTGTAGAGGCAATTTCTCAATATCACGTTGATGCGATAGGAATGAATTGCTCGGAAGGCCCCAAGCTTATGTTGGAATCGCTTGAACGGCTGCGGGAATTAACAACACTTCCGCTTTCTGTCCAGCCAAACGCCGGACTTCCCCAGAACATTGGCGGAAGAAATCTTTATATGACCTCGCCGGAATATATGGCAGAATATGCCAAGCGATTTATTCAAACTGGTGCATCCATTGTTGGAGGATGTTGTGGTACGAATCCATCCCACATAAAAGCAATTCGCCGTGCCGTACAAGCATTACAGCCGGCAAAAAGGATGGATGTAAAAAGCGAATCGCTCATTATAGAAAAACCGGCAGAGGTGCGTGTCTGCCCGAAGGAGGAAAAGTCGCGTTTGTCCAAG
This genomic window from Ignavibacteriales bacterium contains:
- a CDS encoding tetratricopeptide repeat protein → MKTILRCTMLSILAALLLSGCSLTREPVRYRDEYFRPVTSIPQRGNMVLPSNDVEQLRSQLQLANRTVRTLLDSLKSMQQYTGLLLVSTRSLVDKVNELESKESMAVYKQRELERSVVTLQTENKDFAKQLNELRQKLFAGNVKAEPQIFSPAGINSSFRDEYSEGVSLFLKKKYEDAMATFGSLIDKGIEESLADNCEYWIGECQYAKHDFLTAITHFQKVITIDSSNKKSDAYFMLGKSYEQVGDLAKARWAYEELSLLYPNNSHARFVKSRLNAIQHALPLPVKRNSKKTSA
- a CDS encoding FadR/GntR family transcriptional regulator codes for the protein MFEPVGKRKLLSKMVESQIEEAIRSKTVLPGEKLASEQELCEQFKVSRTAIREALRMLAARGLVVIMKGKGIYVQNISAETVTDPIYLYLQMQSESNYILDVIHARQIIEPPVAALAALYHTEEDAERLKKDLNDLKTADGDYKELSRLDMLFHLDIAKASENLLIPLLLEPIHRLAPLIKSSVYATIIDAKKIAVEWHEKILTAILNRDAENARLAMVRHLEIAEQHDKQILTKQGKENSIRKAD
- a CDS encoding bifunctional homocysteine S-methyltransferase/methylenetetrahydrofolate reductase, whose protein sequence is MKSFKERLQNEIIVFDGGTGTYLYDKGVFINRCFEELNMTNPELVTEVHRDYINAGADVIETNTFGANRYRLVVQGLESKVYELNFKGAQLAKSVAKDHALVAGAIGPLGIQIEPFGKLSYDEAKDAFAEQVKGLLDGGVDIIVFETFSMVEEIVQGVRAVRELNRDIPIIAQVTINSEGGLLSGETLERFVEAISQYHVDAIGMNCSEGPKLMLESLERLRELTTLPLSVQPNAGLPQNIGGRNLYMTSPEYMAEYAKRFIQTGASIVGGCCGTNPSHIKAIRRAVQALQPAKRMDVKSESLIIEKPAEVRVCPKEEKSRLSKMLVEGKFVKLVELVSPKGISAGREIAKARMLFEHGINAINIPDGPRASARMSALAMAVQIHNEVGIEPVLHIACRDRNIIGMQSDLLGAWALGIRNILAITGDPPKLGNYPDATAVFDVDSIGLTNLINRLNHGLDFANNPIGEPTGFSIAVGVNPGAINLDEELRRLDWKIQAGAEYMMTQPVFDLRILEKFLKRIEHIKLPILCGIWPLVSYRNAEFMNNEVPGASVPAEILERMRKTKSKEEAFSEGVKIAKEIYQQVRSEVNGIQLAAPLGRVDAVMMMLED